In Intestinibacillus sp. Marseille-P6563, a single genomic region encodes these proteins:
- the cbiE gene encoding precorrin-6y C5,15-methyltransferase (decarboxylating) subunit CbiE produces the protein MSRTFSIIGAGPGQSGLLTGRAQEVIIKAQEAYATGRTAGALAALRKDWKLCPAADLAERAAESTSEQIAILVSGDAGFYARLDAMRKVLEPHGSVEVYPGMSSLQYLCAQIGESYDDVFWMESGKQDLLAALSYHSKVCLLLEGNHTPAAVCTQLCAAGLGRLRVVVGTRLGTGREHIVDQTAQLLRNKKFAAPALLLLFQQAPADPNRPIFDTDLVGMDGMLRQEVRWNAANLLRVKPDETVYDMAAGNGAVGLELARKACEGRVYAFEENEDKMSLLVRNREALGGWNLCPAPGKWKDVIQSAPAPDAAFVGTGVADIHETLAALKEKNSHVRVVVAADSLERLSQTQLALTALHFKNQSVSQLLLTRGRTLGSYTMMLAGETVFLLCAGK, from the coding sequence ATGAGCCGAACATTTTCCATCATCGGCGCAGGCCCCGGCCAGTCCGGTCTGCTGACCGGCCGGGCCCAGGAGGTCATCATCAAGGCTCAGGAAGCCTATGCCACTGGGCGGACGGCGGGTGCGCTCGCTGCGCTGCGCAAGGATTGGAAACTGTGTCCGGCGGCCGATCTTGCCGAGCGGGCGGCCGAATCCACCAGCGAACAGATTGCCATTTTAGTGTCCGGAGATGCTGGATTTTATGCCCGGCTGGACGCCATGCGCAAGGTTTTGGAGCCGCATGGTTCGGTCGAAGTCTATCCCGGCATGAGCAGCCTGCAATATTTATGCGCCCAGATCGGCGAAAGCTATGACGATGTGTTTTGGATGGAGAGCGGCAAACAGGATTTGCTCGCCGCCTTGTCTTACCATAGTAAAGTTTGCCTTCTGCTCGAAGGCAACCACACCCCAGCCGCGGTCTGCACCCAGCTGTGCGCTGCCGGACTGGGACGGCTACGCGTGGTCGTCGGCACCCGGCTGGGTACCGGCCGCGAGCATATTGTCGATCAGACCGCGCAGCTTTTGCGCAACAAAAAATTCGCCGCTCCGGCGCTTTTGCTGCTGTTCCAGCAGGCGCCGGCCGACCCGAACCGTCCGATCTTCGACACCGATCTGGTCGGCATGGACGGCATGCTGCGGCAGGAAGTGCGCTGGAATGCGGCCAATCTGCTGCGCGTAAAGCCCGACGAGACCGTCTATGACATGGCAGCCGGGAACGGTGCGGTAGGTCTGGAACTGGCGCGCAAAGCCTGTGAAGGCCGCGTGTATGCGTTTGAAGAAAACGAAGACAAAATGTCGCTGCTGGTGCGCAACCGCGAAGCGCTCGGCGGCTGGAACCTGTGCCCGGCGCCGGGCAAGTGGAAGGACGTCATCCAGTCTGCGCCCGCACCGGACGCCGCGTTTGTCGGCACCGGCGTGGCCGACATCCATGAAACGCTGGCGGCGCTCAAGGAGAAAAATTCCCATGTGCGGGTGGTCGTCGCCGCCGACAGCCTGGAACGGCTGAGCCAGACCCAGCTGGCGCTGACCGCGCTGCACTTTAAAAACCAGTCGGTCAGCCAGCTTTTGCTGACGCGCGGCCGCACCCTGGGCAGTTATACTATGATGCTGGCCGGGGAAACGGTATTTTTGCTGTGCGCTGGCAAATAA
- the treC gene encoding alpha,alpha-phosphotrehalase has protein sequence MFDFRKSVVYQVYPKSFYDTDGDGMGDLRGVTAKLDYLQKLGVDYIWMNPFFVSPQRDNGYDIADYRAIDPRFGTMEDFEQLCREADKRGIRIMLDMVFNHTSTKHEWFQKALAGDKEYEDFYIWREGGADGTPPNNWESKFGGNAWEYVPEKGKWYLHLFDRTQADLNWENPRVREELRDVVRFWMDRGAKGFRFDVVNLISKGSYESDYEGDGRRFYTDGPRVHEYLHELSQATFGTDAEFVTVGEMSSTTMENCYRYAGADTGELSMVFSFHHLKVDFVGNEKWVLVPFDFAKLKNILFSWQTGMAEHDAWNAVFWCNHDQPRVVSRFGDEGEYWAPSAKMLGTVIHCLRGTPYVYQGEEIGMTNPGFTSLDQYRDVESINHFHILRDRGLHEDSAYDILRVHSRDNSRTPMQWDGTEKAGFTQGTPWIEITPNHTKINAASQVDDPDSIFAHYQKLIALRKQYDVIAYGDFQPLDAENPTILAYMRQWKGEQLVVINNFYRKPAEWACPVDLTGFTCLLSNYADPSIGSKLHLRPYESLVLYRKAE, from the coding sequence ATGTTTGATTTTCGTAAGAGCGTTGTCTATCAGGTGTATCCCAAATCCTTTTACGATACCGATGGCGACGGCATGGGCGATCTGCGTGGCGTGACCGCCAAGCTGGATTATCTGCAAAAGCTGGGCGTCGACTATATCTGGATGAACCCGTTCTTTGTATCGCCCCAGCGCGACAACGGGTATGACATCGCCGATTATCGCGCGATTGACCCCCGCTTTGGCACCATGGAGGATTTTGAGCAGCTTTGCCGCGAGGCCGACAAGCGCGGCATCCGCATCATGCTGGACATGGTCTTTAACCACACCTCGACCAAGCACGAGTGGTTCCAGAAAGCGCTCGCGGGCGACAAGGAATACGAAGATTTCTACATCTGGCGCGAAGGTGGTGCGGACGGCACGCCCCCGAACAACTGGGAAAGCAAATTCGGCGGCAACGCATGGGAATACGTCCCGGAAAAGGGCAAGTGGTATCTGCATCTGTTCGACCGCACCCAGGCTGACCTCAACTGGGAAAATCCGCGGGTGCGCGAGGAACTGCGGGACGTGGTCCGGTTCTGGATGGACCGCGGCGCCAAGGGCTTCCGCTTTGATGTCGTGAACCTCATCAGCAAGGGCTCGTATGAGTCCGACTATGAGGGCGACGGCCGCCGATTCTACACCGATGGCCCGCGCGTCCACGAATACCTGCACGAACTGAGCCAGGCCACCTTTGGCACGGACGCCGAATTTGTGACCGTTGGCGAAATGTCGAGCACGACCATGGAAAACTGCTACCGCTATGCGGGCGCGGACACCGGCGAACTGAGCATGGTATTCTCGTTCCATCACCTGAAGGTAGACTTTGTCGGCAACGAGAAGTGGGTGCTGGTGCCGTTCGACTTTGCGAAACTGAAAAACATCCTGTTCTCCTGGCAGACCGGCATGGCCGAGCACGATGCCTGGAACGCGGTGTTCTGGTGCAACCATGACCAGCCGCGCGTGGTGTCCCGCTTTGGTGACGAGGGCGAATATTGGGCGCCGTCGGCCAAGATGCTGGGCACGGTCATCCACTGCCTGCGCGGCACGCCGTATGTCTACCAGGGCGAAGAGATCGGCATGACCAATCCGGGCTTTACCTCGCTCGATCAGTACCGCGACGTGGAGAGCATCAACCATTTCCACATCCTGCGCGACCGTGGCCTGCACGAGGACAGCGCGTATGACATCCTGCGCGTGCATTCGCGCGACAACAGCCGCACCCCGATGCAGTGGGACGGCACCGAGAAGGCTGGTTTCACCCAAGGCACGCCGTGGATTGAAATTACCCCCAACCACACCAAAATCAACGCCGCGTCCCAGGTGGACGACCCGGATTCGATCTTTGCCCATTATCAGAAGCTGATTGCGCTGCGCAAGCAGTATGATGTGATCGCCTATGGCGATTTTCAGCCGCTGGACGCCGAAAACCCGACCATCCTGGCCTATATGCGTCAGTGGAAGGGCGAACAGCTGGTGGTCATCAACAATTTTTACCGCAAACCGGCCGAGTGGGCATGCCCGGTCGACCTGACCGGCTTTACCTGCCTGCTGTCCAACTACGCCGACCCGTCGATTGGAAGCAAGCTGCATCTGCGGCCATATGAATCGCTGGTGCTGTACCGCAAGGCAGAATAA
- a CDS encoding IS3 family transposase, whose product MAVMCKFFGVSRSGYYAFVHRLGKPEKDAALAELIGQQRERSFRTYGYRRMCLWLKNQNIFCNPKTVLRIMKKYDLLSEIRRRRKWQQMGQQLHKYENLLSRQFQADKPNSKWVTDISYIHTKQGVLYLSMIRDLYDNSIVAYKTGTEQTVNLVLDTIRLAMKQEKKRAAAELQLHSDQGAQYASQAYFELTQTYGITPSMSRRGNPYDNAMAENFFSILKTECIYRHKPATFSQANEMIDRYIYFYNHERIQLKTGEAPLTRRLSA is encoded by the coding sequence GTGGCAGTTATGTGCAAATTCTTTGGAGTATCCAGAAGCGGATACTATGCCTTCGTCCATCGCCTTGGTAAGCCGGAGAAGGACGCAGCTCTTGCAGAACTAATTGGACAACAGCGGGAACGCAGCTTCCGCACCTACGGCTACCGGCGGATGTGTCTATGGCTGAAGAACCAGAATATTTTCTGTAATCCAAAAACAGTGCTGCGAATTATGAAGAAATATGATCTGCTCTCAGAAATCCGCCGACGCAGGAAATGGCAGCAGATGGGGCAGCAGCTCCACAAGTACGAGAATCTGCTAAGCAGGCAGTTTCAGGCCGACAAGCCCAACAGCAAATGGGTAACGGACATCTCCTACATCCACACTAAGCAGGGCGTACTGTACCTGTCCATGATCCGGGATCTCTATGACAACAGTATTGTGGCTTACAAAACCGGAACGGAACAAACGGTGAATCTGGTTCTGGACACCATTCGTCTGGCAATGAAGCAAGAGAAAAAGAGGGCCGCTGCGGAGTTGCAGCTCCACAGCGACCAGGGTGCTCAGTACGCCTCACAAGCATATTTTGAGCTAACTCAAACATACGGCATTACGCCGTCTATGTCAAGACGTGGAAATCCTTATGACAACGCTATGGCGGAAAATTTCTTCTCTATCCTCAAAACAGAGTGCATCTACCGCCACAAACCGGCTACCTTCTCGCAAGCCAATGAAATGATTGACCGCTACATCTACTTTTACAACCATGAGCGCATCCAGCTAAAGACTGGAGAGGCGCCGCTTACGCGACGCCTCTCCGCTTAA
- a CDS encoding imidazolonepropionase codes for MEKRKYTHIQVLLPEIKAMLAAGKTQREVAEYYGFQDKQVIKSLLKRERRKKRMLEAGILARPQGRPRTNAAPRDIVTEQAHEIQRLRMENKLLRDFLHCIGRK; via the coding sequence ATGGAGAAACGAAAATACACACACATTCAAGTGCTGTTGCCAGAAATCAAGGCTATGCTGGCAGCGGGGAAAACCCAGCGGGAAGTTGCAGAATATTACGGTTTTCAGGATAAGCAGGTGATAAAAAGTCTACTTAAGCGTGAACGGAGGAAAAAACGTATGTTAGAAGCTGGCATCCTTGCGCGGCCCCAAGGGCGGCCAAGAACAAATGCCGCACCAAGAGATATTGTAACCGAGCAGGCACATGAGATCCAGCGACTTCGTATGGAGAATAAACTGCTGCGGGATTTTCTGCACTGCATAGGAAGGAAGTGA
- the treP gene encoding PTS system trehalose-specific EIIBC component → MAKYQNEVRQLLDAIGGKANIQAVSHCMTRMRFVLVDPKNADEKAIESIACVKGTFTQAGQFQVIIGNDVANFYQEFTKYAGIEGVSKDAVKNAAKTNQNPLQRIMGALGEIFAPIIPALICGGLVLGFRNIIGEVDLLNGGTQSLADVSQFWAGLYSFLWLIGEAIFHFLPVGITWSITKKMGTTQILGIVLGLTLISPQLLNGFSVATTPASEIPVWDFGFAQVQMIGYQGQVVAAILAGFVLVYLEKFFKKICPEVISMVMVPFCALVPAVLIAHTIVGPIGWKIGDVIANIVNMGLASNFKLIFAALFGLLYAPIVMTGLHHMTNAIDSQLVNTYGGTNLWPMIALSNIAQGSAVLAMSVLQKRNERAQQVNIPACISCYLGVTEPALFGVNMKYGFPLICGMIGSACAAMISIGTGVTAVSIGVGGLPGILSIFPEYWINFLLAMLTAIVVPFVLTFLVGSRKLSREDRVMEPAPAVEAAPAPAAVQAPAEKAAVSLKAICDGRTLPLAEVPDEVFSQGVMGQGMAFEPSGDTIYAPADATVSVVMEDSRHACGLALADGTELLIHIGIDTVDMQGDGFTLFVREGDQVRAGDKLITFSPDKIAAAGHPKTTVFVVTEPAGHENMTFHTGLEVQHGQTVCAELA, encoded by the coding sequence ATGGCAAAATACCAAAACGAAGTGCGGCAGTTGCTGGACGCCATTGGCGGAAAGGCAAACATCCAGGCCGTATCCCACTGTATGACGCGCATGCGCTTTGTGCTTGTCGACCCGAAAAACGCGGACGAAAAAGCGATTGAAAGCATTGCGTGTGTCAAAGGCACCTTCACCCAGGCGGGCCAGTTCCAAGTCATCATCGGCAACGACGTGGCCAATTTTTATCAGGAATTCACCAAGTATGCTGGCATCGAGGGCGTGAGCAAGGACGCAGTCAAGAATGCCGCTAAGACCAACCAGAATCCCTTGCAGCGCATCATGGGCGCCCTGGGCGAGATTTTCGCGCCGATTATTCCGGCCCTCATCTGCGGCGGTCTGGTGCTCGGCTTCCGCAACATCATCGGTGAAGTCGATTTGCTGAACGGCGGCACCCAGTCGCTGGCCGACGTGTCCCAGTTCTGGGCGGGCCTGTACAGCTTCCTGTGGCTGATCGGCGAAGCCATTTTCCACTTCCTGCCCGTCGGCATCACCTGGTCGATCACCAAGAAAATGGGCACCACCCAGATTCTCGGTATCGTTCTCGGCCTGACGCTGATCTCCCCGCAGCTGTTAAACGGCTTCTCGGTCGCGACCACCCCGGCCAGCGAAATCCCGGTTTGGGACTTCGGCTTTGCCCAGGTGCAGATGATCGGCTACCAAGGCCAGGTCGTCGCCGCGATTTTGGCCGGCTTTGTTCTGGTCTATCTGGAGAAGTTCTTTAAGAAAATCTGTCCCGAAGTCATCAGCATGGTCATGGTGCCGTTCTGCGCGCTCGTTCCGGCGGTGCTGATTGCACACACCATCGTCGGCCCCATCGGCTGGAAGATCGGCGACGTTATCGCAAACATCGTCAACATGGGCCTGGCTTCCAACTTCAAGCTCATTTTTGCCGCTCTGTTCGGCCTGCTGTATGCACCGATCGTTATGACCGGCCTGCATCACATGACCAATGCCATCGACTCACAGCTGGTCAATACCTACGGCGGCACCAACCTCTGGCCGATGATCGCGCTGTCCAACATCGCCCAGGGTTCGGCTGTACTCGCTATGTCCGTCCTGCAAAAGCGCAATGAACGCGCTCAGCAGGTCAACATCCCGGCGTGCATCTCCTGCTATCTCGGCGTCACCGAACCGGCTCTGTTCGGCGTCAATATGAAATATGGTTTCCCGCTCATCTGTGGTATGATCGGCTCGGCCTGCGCGGCCATGATCTCGATCGGTACCGGCGTCACCGCCGTGAGCATCGGCGTCGGCGGTCTGCCGGGCATCCTGTCCATCTTCCCGGAATACTGGATCAACTTCCTGCTCGCAATGCTCACCGCCATCGTTGTCCCGTTTGTTCTGACCTTTCTTGTCGGCAGCCGCAAGCTGTCCCGCGAAGACCGCGTGATGGAACCTGCTCCGGCGGTGGAAGCCGCTCCTGCACCGGCAGCCGTTCAGGCTCCGGCCGAAAAGGCAGCCGTTTCGCTCAAAGCCATCTGCGACGGCCGCACGCTGCCGCTGGCCGAAGTGCCCGACGAGGTGTTCTCGCAGGGCGTGATGGGCCAGGGCATGGCCTTTGAACCGTCCGGCGATACGATTTATGCCCCGGCGGATGCGACGGTTTCGGTCGTCATGGAGGACAGCCGCCACGCTTGCGGCCTTGCCCTTGCTGACGGCACCGAACTGCTCATTCACATCGGCATCGACACGGTCGATATGCAGGGCGATGGCTTTACCCTGTTTGTTCGCGAAGGCGACCAGGTCCGGGCGGGCGACAAGCTCATCACCTTCTCGCCCGACAAAATTGCAGCAGCCGGGCATCCCAAAACCACCGTATTTGTTGTGACCGAACCGGCGGGCCATGAAAATATGACCTTCCACACCGGTCTGGAAGTCCAGCACGGCCAGACGGTCTGCGCCGAACTGGCATAA
- a CDS encoding YbaB/EbfC family nucleoid-associated protein, producing MAKGKFGGLGGGMNMQAMIKQAQKMQQDMLKAQEEIAVMETEATAGGGAVKAVVQGTNVLKALEIKPEVVDPDDVEMLQDLVLAAINEAFRLASEKSEQSMKKVTGGMGGGMPGLF from the coding sequence ATGGCAAAGGGTAAATTTGGCGGCCTGGGCGGCGGCATGAACATGCAGGCCATGATCAAGCAGGCACAGAAGATGCAGCAGGACATGCTCAAGGCACAGGAAGAGATCGCCGTGATGGAGACCGAGGCAACCGCTGGCGGCGGCGCGGTCAAGGCAGTGGTACAGGGCACCAATGTGCTCAAGGCACTGGAGATCAAGCCCGAAGTGGTTGACCCGGACGACGTCGAGATGCTGCAAGACCTGGTGCTCGCGGCCATCAACGAGGCGTTCCGTCTGGCATCCGAAAAGAGCGAGCAGTCGATGAAGAAGGTCACCGGCGGCATGGGCGGCGGTATGCCGGGCCTGTTCTAA
- a CDS encoding GntR family transcriptional regulator, whose product MPKAKYEQLYQVLKERIESGLYPAQELLPSEHALVQEFSCSRNTLRRAIGELVRVGYVQTMQGKGVRNIFQPARQATFTLGTIESFSESAARNRSSGANQVVYFKALTANRALCEITGFAVGTPLYYLQRLHFMDGRALILNHSYFRQDVAQGLTPEIASGSIYRYLEQTLHVSIINSKRVVTVEKATGLDRKYLDLGDMDCLAVVSSQTYNSDGVMFEYTQSRHHPGFFRFQDNAVRRSGALG is encoded by the coding sequence ATGCCCAAAGCAAAATATGAACAACTTTATCAGGTGCTCAAAGAGCGCATCGAGTCCGGCCTCTACCCTGCCCAGGAACTGCTCCCCTCCGAGCATGCGCTGGTGCAGGAATTTTCTTGTTCGCGCAACACGCTGCGCCGCGCCATCGGCGAACTGGTGCGCGTCGGCTATGTGCAGACCATGCAAGGCAAGGGCGTGCGCAACATCTTTCAGCCCGCCCGGCAGGCGACCTTCACCCTGGGCACCATCGAATCCTTTTCCGAATCCGCGGCCCGCAACCGTTCCAGCGGCGCCAATCAGGTGGTCTACTTCAAAGCCTTAACCGCCAATCGAGCGCTTTGTGAAATCACTGGCTTTGCTGTCGGTACGCCGCTTTATTATTTGCAGCGTCTGCATTTTATGGACGGCCGCGCGCTCATCTTGAACCACAGCTATTTCCGGCAGGATGTGGCGCAGGGCCTGACGCCCGAAATCGCATCCGGCTCCATTTACCGCTACTTGGAGCAAACGCTGCATGTGTCCATCATCAACAGCAAGCGCGTGGTCACGGTGGAAAAAGCCACGGGGCTGGACCGCAAATATCTGGACCTCGGCGACATGGATTGTCTGGCCGTGGTCAGCAGCCAGACCTATAACAGCGACGGCGTGATGTTTGAATACACCCAGTCGCGCCACCATCCCGGTTTTTTCCGGTTCCAGGACAATGCGGTGCGCCGCTCGGGCGCACTTGGATAA
- the recR gene encoding recombination mediator RecR, with amino-acid sequence MPFFAQPVEKLIEEFAKLPGIGQKTAQRLAFYILNQPKETAEAFAQALLDAKEKVYTCKVCQNLTDSEVCSICSNPARDHGVICVVTEPKDVIAFERTREFNGLYHVLHGTISPLGGVGPDDIRIKELLERVADEEEDVREVILATNPDTEGEATAMYLSRLLRPFDIKITRLAYGMPVGGHLEYVDEVTLMRALEGRHEI; translated from the coding sequence ATGCCGTTTTTTGCACAGCCGGTCGAAAAGCTGATCGAGGAATTTGCCAAGCTGCCAGGCATCGGTCAAAAGACCGCCCAGCGTCTGGCGTTTTATATCCTGAATCAGCCCAAGGAAACGGCCGAAGCCTTTGCGCAGGCGCTGCTCGACGCCAAAGAGAAGGTCTACACCTGCAAGGTCTGCCAAAACCTGACCGACAGCGAGGTGTGTTCGATTTGTTCCAACCCGGCGCGCGACCATGGCGTCATCTGTGTGGTCACCGAGCCCAAGGATGTCATTGCCTTTGAGCGCACGCGGGAATTTAATGGCCTGTATCATGTGCTGCACGGCACGATCTCGCCGCTTGGCGGCGTGGGGCCGGACGACATCCGCATCAAGGAACTGCTCGAGCGCGTGGCCGATGAAGAGGAGGACGTGCGCGAGGTGATTCTGGCCACCAACCCGGACACCGAGGGCGAGGCGACAGCCATGTATCTGTCCCGCCTGCTGCGGCCGTTCGACATCAAGATCACCCGTTTGGCTTACGGCATGCCGGTCGGCGGGCATCTGGAATACGTCGATGAAGTCACGCTCATGCGCGCGCTCGAGGGCCGGCATGAGATCTAA
- a CDS encoding peptide chain release factor 3: protein MSDLRQEIGNRRTFAIISHPDAGKTTITEKFLLYGGAIQEAGMVKGKKNSRHAVSDWMEIEKQRGISVTSSVLQFRYGDKCINILDTPGHQDFSEDTYRTLMAADSAVMVIDASKGVEAQTRKLFKVCAMRGVPIFTFINKMDRDSRDPYELLEEIENELGIGTFAVNWPIGSGKEFKGVYDRMDDEVIAFEGVDARHEVAATHLKFGSDELKDLLTEQQYSTLSDDIELLSGAGDEFDLDAVHHGKLSPVFFGSALTNFGVEPFLKKFLVMTPPPTARQADVGEIDPFEDHFSAFVFKIQANMNKAHRDRIAFMRICSGKFERGKDVWHVQGGRKMQLAQPQQLMAQDRSIVDEAYAGDIIGVFDPGIFSIGDTVCDPARKCTFSGIPTFAPELFARVRQKDTLKRKQFVKGVEQIAQEGAIQIFREPASGMEEVIVGVVGQLQFEVLEYRLKNEYNVEVIREMLPYEHLRWIENIDLDTFDYHKLTLTSDTKVVQDMRGNYLLLFTSPWNISWATDHNEGLELAEFSENA, encoded by the coding sequence TTGTCTGATTTAAGACAGGAAATAGGGAACCGGCGCACGTTTGCCATCATTTCGCACCCGGACGCCGGTAAAACCACCATCACCGAGAAATTCCTGCTGTATGGCGGCGCCATTCAGGAAGCCGGTATGGTCAAGGGCAAGAAAAACAGCCGCCATGCGGTGTCCGACTGGATGGAGATCGAAAAACAGCGCGGTATTTCGGTCACGTCTTCGGTGCTGCAATTCCGCTATGGCGATAAATGTATCAACATTCTGGACACCCCGGGCCACCAGGACTTTTCTGAGGACACCTACCGTACGCTCATGGCGGCCGACTCGGCGGTCATGGTCATCGACGCGTCCAAGGGCGTCGAGGCGCAGACCCGCAAGCTGTTCAAGGTCTGTGCCATGCGCGGGGTACCGATTTTTACGTTCATCAATAAGATGGACCGCGATTCGCGCGACCCGTATGAACTGCTCGAGGAGATCGAAAACGAACTGGGCATCGGCACCTTTGCGGTCAACTGGCCGATCGGCTCGGGCAAGGAGTTCAAGGGCGTGTATGACCGCATGGACGATGAGGTCATCGCCTTCGAGGGCGTAGACGCCCGGCACGAAGTCGCAGCGACCCACCTGAAATTCGGTTCGGACGAACTGAAAGACCTGCTGACCGAGCAGCAGTACAGCACGCTCTCGGACGACATCGAGCTGCTTTCGGGCGCGGGCGACGAGTTCGATCTGGACGCCGTGCATCATGGCAAGCTGTCGCCCGTGTTCTTTGGATCGGCGCTGACCAACTTTGGCGTCGAACCGTTTTTGAAGAAGTTCCTGGTCATGACCCCGCCGCCGACCGCCCGTCAGGCCGACGTGGGGGAGATCGACCCCTTTGAGGACCATTTTTCGGCCTTTGTCTTTAAGATTCAGGCCAACATGAACAAGGCGCACCGCGACCGCATTGCCTTTATGCGCATCTGCTCGGGCAAGTTCGAGCGCGGCAAGGACGTGTGGCATGTGCAGGGCGGCCGCAAGATGCAGCTGGCCCAGCCGCAGCAGCTCATGGCGCAGGACCGCTCGATCGTGGACGAAGCCTACGCGGGCGACATCATCGGTGTGTTCGACCCCGGCATTTTCTCCATTGGCGATACGGTCTGCGACCCGGCCCGCAAGTGCACCTTCTCGGGCATCCCGACCTTTGCACCCGAACTGTTCGCCCGCGTGCGGCAGAAGGACACCTTAAAGCGCAAGCAGTTTGTTAAGGGTGTCGAGCAGATCGCGCAGGAAGGTGCCATCCAGATCTTCCGCGAACCGGCTTCCGGTATGGAAGAAGTCATCGTGGGCGTGGTTGGCCAGCTGCAATTTGAAGTGCTCGAATATCGCCTGAAGAATGAATACAACGTGGAAGTCATCCGCGAGATGCTGCCGTACGAGCATCTGCGCTGGATTGAAAACATCGATTTGGACACGTTCGATTATCACAAGCTGACACTGACCAGCGACACCAAGGTGGTACAGGACATGCGCGGCAATTATCTGCTGCTGTTCACCAGCCCGTGGAACATCTCCTGGGCGACCGACCACAACGAAGGCTTGGAACTGGCCGAATTTTCCGAAAACGCATAA